The window ATAAACATGTGAATTAGATGATACCAATCAGAACCCTTACTCCAAGTGTTTAAAGCAAAATAAGAACTCAAACAACAACCaaccaacaaaaaagaaaaacaactaGGTCTCACCATCGGACTCCTGCTAATTCTTATCCACCCGCATTAAATCCCCTCCATTCACACAAAttctatatataaaataatttattgcTTCTGAAATTTAGAACAAATAAATTCAATAAACAAATCTATAAGAACTTTGTAAGGATTTGAAAGTACTCTTGATTTCGCAAGGTTCTGAATCCGATGAAGCAGGCTTCAAAAGCAGATAATCCTTCGGACTGGTTTCAATATCTTCATCGATTAGAGAATCTGAAGACTCAAAAGTGAGAGAATTCTCGAGAGATCCATGCTCAACGATCCAATTGGTTGAAAAGCTCGAAGAGCTGCTCtgtttttccataattttttgggtttcttggtcGAGTTGGATTTTGAAAGCTCTTTCAGTAGTCTCGGATTATACTCCTCCCGTTTCTCATGAGTTCTTGGAGGGTAACGCAATAATTTTACGTTTTGTGATAGGGTGATTTAGTAATTAAACGTATTACATAAGGATTTCTCTTCAATAGGTTCCGTAGAGGGAATATGTTCCACAGTAGATATCCGGATTGGGGCTATTAGTTCATCAGGGTTGTCCCGTGGCTatggtgtcaattggtcggtttggaccagttttggtttggttttattgGTTTTAATGTCGGAATGAGTGAGTTCAAAACATGATCTAACAACGATGCACTAGTTtgggttcggtttggtttttatTGGTTTCTCTTATCATTTTAGTTTTAGTGTGACCTATTTAGAGAGTGCAATAGAGAACTTGAGATCTGATACGAAACAATCAGTCGAAGGAGTGGAGCATAGAGCCAATGGATGCACTCACTCTAACGGTGTACTTtgactttcttccttttttgttgTAAATGCCatgttcttcttccctctttagAAAAAGACCAAGCGAAGGAagcacaccccccccccccccaaaacatTTCATAGCCTGAGGAACATAAGTTTGATTGAGGATTGGACAAGAGAGGAGAGGTGGAAGAAAGGGCTCTGGATGGATTATTGAGTCTTTGTGCGAGTTGTGCTGTTTAACATGTAAATATAtttaaaactatgaaaaaatgtttttattaATGAATTTCGGGTGggtattggttttggttttagtctGGATTTTTAGTTTGAATCGATGTTTTTTAGGTTTTATtgtgatttgatttagttttggtATCACAAAACCTTAGcccaaaacatgatccaataaatTCATATTGGTTTCGATCGATTCgaactaggttttgacacctaCCTATGGGCTTGATGGgatcgatacatatcttaatatcattgttctctctctctctctctctctctctctaaaccatGGTCCAGAATGATCAAGGGCAACCAAAGAAATGTGTGGCATTATCAGAGCTATGATGCTTCCTCCCTAGGTCATCAAATATCAAGGTTCAAGTAAGCAGAATCGGTCAGGGAATTGATTTCCACAGATTTGGATTTATTGGAATCAATCAAAATTGATCCGAACCTTAAAAATTCTGTACGAATTGGCCGATTCAAATTGGCCAAAATTGAAATCAGATCCAACTGATTCCAATTCCTTGAATCAtgtcaattaaaagaaaaaaaaatcccgtaTTGCATTGCACGGGGGCAGCAAGGATCTGGATGGTTGGGAGCCCCTTGGGGTGTGTGTCCAAGTACTTCCTATTGTTGAATCTTCACTATGCACCAAGTGCAGTGCAGTAGACTATGTGAACTCTGCCAGATAGCCCCTTGCCCTAAGTGAGACTTCTACGAGAGTTAGGGACTTTGGGGTCTACCTATCCACATAAAATTTTGGTCCTACAACTGCTGCACTGGTGCAGTGAACATCAAGTGGTTGGGAGCCCCTTGGAGATACATGTTCAGATGTTCTCAGCCGTCTGATGCTTGCCGTACCTCACCGCTTGCTACAAAAGATGTAGATGCAATTAAAATAAGGTGAGTCATGTAGAGAATATCAATGGCTGGTGAGAAAAGTTAAGCCCTAATAAATTATATGGCattaaatcaaaaaatcaaatgattgaTAAAGCATTTATACATtagatatttattttatatatatagggagaggaCAATGATTTATTTAActgttattttttcttaaaaaaataatataataatctcACATGATGAGTAGAGAGCCTTTTCCCTTATATTTATTAAGGTGGAAAGTCAAATCAATATTTTTGGACGACTTCTCTATTTCCACCATATggcaatattttttttaggcTCTCAGAATCTAAGGAGATTTGCTTTCATATTTTAGCATGATTATCCACAAaatcggaaaaaaaaataatcgtGTGATCAAATTTCGAATGCCACTTGCAAGAAGTTTGTTTCAACCCATATATTGATTGCTTGAACTTCCATTCTAAAGGGTCTTTATTATCTGACGTCAAACCTTTAGGTTGTTTTATGTACACAACTTCATCAAGATCACTGTTTTAGAATATTGTtttaacatccatctgatgtaatTCAATATAAAATGAGCTTCCAATGGCACAACAATTTGCAAAGAATTCTTTTTAGATATTGGAAAAAAGGCTTATTTATAATCTTTATCTTCCTTCTTATTAAACCATTTCACCACTTGACGGGCCTTCTATCTCTCTATATTTCCATTAAGATCTGTTTTGGTTCTGAAAACCCACTTATAACTAACGGTTAAAGATGCATTCGACAATTTAACAAGTTCCCACACTTGATTCTTTGTCATGGACTCCATTCCATCCTTCATGGCATTAAGCCATAAATTAAAACCTCAACCATTCAAGGCATGTGAGAACGATATCAGATCATCCTCTATTCCAATATTAAACTCACAATGTTGGAGATAAACATAGAATCTAAAGGTATTGTCGAGTTTCTAACTTTTAAGGATCTCCTTAAACCTGATAATTCATTTATATCAATCTCATGTGGTAATTGTTCATGAGGTGGTTTCATGTACCATTGATAAAGAAAAATATCCCTACTCCTTCACTTCCAAATGTAGGAGTATCTATTGGAGTATTGAACTATATATTTCTACATTATACACTCCCACTATTGTTTCCATCCTCGAGAATTTTGACATTTCTTGATTCTACAATGGTACGCATATGTGATGGGCAGTAAAACATGTATCAagttgccttgacaactaaTATTGCCTTGGTCGTCTAGGCATGCTTTTTGGCTGACTTCTTGGTGTCGCCTCGTGTCCATGTCCCCTCCAACTTCTTCGTTCGTCTAGATACTGTGACAATTAGGCTTCTAACCATAGGCGTTCATTTCTTCTTTCAACATCATTTTGGTTTGGTGGCCTAGGCATGGTTTATTGTCCAACAATACCTTGCTTTGTAAgaacttaaaaagaaaaggagcaaATGGACTAGGTTTCTAACCAGATTCCGTGTAACTCAATATCTCTATCTAATCTAACTATTTTATAACTTTACTGACTTGTATAGTTAATGAAAGCATCTagcccttttatttttatgaattaaAAGATAGAATTACATAAACCTCGTGTGGTAATCTAcgaaaatgataaaatatctcTAACCGTTCAGACAAGATGCGGAAATAGTCAACAAATATCTGTATATATGATTCCATCGTCTTAGTGCTTCTTTTGGCACCCCTTTTGGTCTTGTTGGACCATTTTCCCTAATATAGTCAACACAAATGCCAAATCTGTAAAAGAAGAGTCTCAAGTACTCGATCATTTATTaatcttttaattatttttattgagatATGACCTAATCTTTGGTGCCACAACTTAAGAGGATTTTTCATTTACAATATTCCCTTTCATGCCAATATCAGCAGTAGAGGATAATAGGTTACTTTAAAACGCTACCAAAGAACCAAATCCAATTGAAACATTGTTTTTAAAATGTTGTTCCAACAAAGTTAAACACACAACAAAATGGTCACAATCTAGACACCAAAACCAGGTATTTAATCAGATTTTCCGAATTTCTCATTTATGATATTCCTTTTCTTGCCAATATCAGTAGTAGAGGATAGTAGGATACAATAGAAACCTGAATCTAAATGCAATAAATATAAATCATCTGCCAaagaaccaaatcaaattaaaattgtttttaAACAACTGAAATATTGTTCCAACAAATTTAAATACACAACCAAATGGCAAAAATCAGGTTTTTTCAGAAAGTTGATATATAAAAATGTCCTCTCTAGATCCAGGACGTAACTTGTTTGCGTTATGCGTCTATAGACACCAACAACCTCCACTTGAGATCACACCCGGTTTCCAGAATAGATGCTCCTCTTATGTTCCTCCAGAAGCCTTGTCTACATTAAACCCTGCATAGTATTCGCAATATGAATTGTAGAACCAAACTCAATTCATGGAATACTGTAATGAGAATTTATGAAATTGGATTCAAAACAGACAAGTGACTGTAACATACCTTTCTTTTCTGACCAGCTTATATACTTTACGCAATACTTTTTGACATGTCCTCTCTTTTGGCAGAAGAAACATTTGGGAGTATCCTTattgtcttctttctttattggtACCTTCCCATTCTTTTTTTGGAAGAATTTATTGGATTGTCCTTTGCCACGTCTGGTTATATGTGTACTTTCAACTTCCTCATTCTTCAACCTCTCCTCCTCTTGAACACACATGCTCAAGAGTTTACTTATTGACCACTCCTCTTTTATTATGTTGTAGATCGTCCTCAAATGATCGTACTCCATTGGAAGAGAAATGAGGATTAAGTGCACCACAAAGGACTCAGAAACGACCATATCCACCGACTTCATTTGATCCGCTATGTCCACCACCTCCATGATGTATGTATGCATATTTTTGCTACCATCATACTTTAGGGAGAGGAATTTCTTCACGAGGGTGCTGGCCAATACCTTCTTAAATATTACAAACTTATCATCGATGGCCTTCAAGTAATCTTTCACCTTAGTACATTTTGGTATCGAACCCTTGATGATCTTGCTTACATTGGCCTCGATGAACAACAAGCTAATACGGTTCGAGTCCTCCCATTTCTCATAGTAAGCCTTTTCGTCTGGTGAACTAGATTCCGTGAGAGCACTAGGCTCATCTACACGGAGTGCCAAATCCAAATTCATGCACCTCAAGGTAAAGAGAGTTTTCTCCTTCCAATCAACATAATTGTCCGCAGTTAATAATGGGGGTCTGAATTGATTTATAAACATTACtgcaagagaaaaaaatctaaataaacATGCATGCTAATCATTATACTAAAATTAACCGATGCTAAATTTTAGTTACAAACCAATGCTCactacaagtttttttttttttggggggggggtggggattgTATCCATTTTCTATGCATTAGTTGTAGATTATGGTGCTATTTCTGATTGTTTACAAATCATTGCATACTCTTCAACTTTATAGGATTTTAAAGTTGAGGAGCTGTTCTCAAGCCCCTCGATggaaattttataaatataatgCACCAAAACCAAGGTGCTCTTATAAAATCACAATTATTGTCTTATATATCCAAGTAAACATATACATATGCCTCATAACATTATGTGTTGTCACAAACTATAAGGCACTTAATCTCCATAATAGATCTCCTCATGATGtttcaaaatatataaattcaGTGGCATTTAAACAGAGTTGAATATGAGAACACAATAATCACCCAAGTCACCATAGTAGGACAGCAATTTGTCCTATGGAAACTTCAAAAGTACAAAAATATGTGCTCTTTCATAGGACAAAAATTGTCCTCCCAAAGACATTAAGTAGTACAGAAGAACAAAAAAGTGTGCTGCAATTGTAACTCAGGACACAGTTGAACTTGCCTTTCTTACCCCCATCAATCCTACTACCTGTTGGCAGCACACAACAAACTCTAGAGTCCTGCCGCAGCAACTTACATgccctagtttctattttccttctaCTTTAAATTTATATTCCTTCTTCTTACTTTCTTTCCGTGTCTACTAATTTCATTCCccactttctatttttgttttcactTGCCACTCTTCTCTTTGATTACTGTTTCCTGTTGtttctgattttttcttttttaatgaaattttttcatAACTCCTTGATATCTTCCAATCTAACAGTCAGATTCACTTCCAATTTTGGCAACCCTTTCGATATATCTAAAAGGCCTTGTGACCTGAGTTGCAACCATATGTAATCACCCTTGGCCAGGTTGCTGATATTATTCTACTTGAGAGTTCTTTAACTCCTTAATATCTTCCAATCTAACTGTCAGGATCCACTTCTAAATTTGCAACCCTTTCTATACATCTAAAAGGCCTTGTGACCTGAGTTGCAAACATATCTGATCACTCTTGACCAGGTTAATGACATTGTTCTTCTACTTGAGAGTTATTGGTTGACCTGCTCTTCTAGTTCTTGTAGGCTATTGATTCTTAGCTTTGGGTAATTAGAGAGCCATTATCTATGCCTTTCCTTTGATACAGATGCACTTAGACAGAGAGTTAAAAGTGTCCTTTATATCTCAGTGGAGTTGCAGAAATTGATGCGACTCTCTGCAAGGTGTGACTAGAGACTATGGCCTCTACTGTCACAAACCACCTAAAAACTTCTCTCCATCAGGTAAGTTATGGGAGGTCATAAATCCCATCCAAAGACCTTGTTTGCAACAGTTCTTCTAATGTAGCAAATGGGGCCACACCAGCCAACTTTACAATCTCAAGACATTAATAACAATTTAACAAAGGAAGCTTAATTGTTGCAGTAACTTAATTCACTGTGCTTTCCAATATGGGAGGTTTGAGTTTGGGATGATGTTACTTTAATCTCTTAAACTCTGTAAAAGTCCAAAGGTCTTCAACTGTACTATACCTTCTTCTTTCTATCTGTCTATCCAtcatttacttctttttttctactttatttTACAGAATTTATCAACCTTACATTGCTTCACACTCAATTAAAAGCTTCAGAACACCAATCTCTAAACCCTTAAACCTATCACTTACATCCAGCTTTAATACCTTTAATTCTAGAGCACTATAAATCCTTGTCACAACTTCTCATCCTAACCTAGCATCCTACC of the Macadamia integrifolia cultivar HAES 741 unplaced genomic scaffold, SCU_Mint_v3 scaffold1945, whole genome shotgun sequence genome contains:
- the LOC122065263 gene encoding uncharacterized protein LOC122065263 isoform X2 → MFINQFRPPLLTADNYVDWKEKTLFTLRCMNLDLALRVDEPSALTESSSPDEKAYYEKWEDSNRISLLFIEANVSKIIKGSIPKCTKVKDYLKAIDDKFVIFKKVLASTLVKKFLSLKYDGSKNMHTYIMEVVDIADQMKSVDMVVSESFVVHLILISLPMEYDHLRTIYNIIKEEWSISKLLSMCVQEEERLKNEEVESTHITRRGKGQSNKFFQKKNGKVPIKKEDNKDTPKCFFCQKRGHVKKYCVKYISWSEKKGFNVDKASGGT
- the LOC122065263 gene encoding uncharacterized protein LOC122065263 isoform X3 encodes the protein MNLDLALRVDEPSALTESSSPDEKAYYEKWEDSNRISLLFIEANVSKIIKGSIPKCTKVKDYLKAIDDKFVIFKKVLASTLVKKFLSLKYDGSKNMHTYIMEVVDIADQMKSVDMVVSESFVVHLILISLPMEYDHLRTIYNIIKEEWSISKLLSMCVQEEERLKNEEVESTHITRRGKGQSNKFFQKKNGKVPIKKEDNKDTPKCFFCQKRGHVKKYCVKYISWSEKKGFNVDKASGGT
- the LOC122065263 gene encoding uncharacterized protein LOC122065263 isoform X1; this translates as MELSPSSLMFINQFRPPLLTADNYVDWKEKTLFTLRCMNLDLALRVDEPSALTESSSPDEKAYYEKWEDSNRISLLFIEANVSKIIKGSIPKCTKVKDYLKAIDDKFVIFKKVLASTLVKKFLSLKYDGSKNMHTYIMEVVDIADQMKSVDMVVSESFVVHLILISLPMEYDHLRTIYNIIKEEWSISKLLSMCVQEEERLKNEEVESTHITRRGKGQSNKFFQKKNGKVPIKKEDNKDTPKCFFCQKRGHVKKYCVKYISWSEKKGFNVDKASGGT